CACTGAAACCGACGGTTATGTGCTGAGTCTTCATCAAGGCTTAGAGAAACCACAAACCAGCACTGGTCATAGAGGTCACTCCAAATGAGAAATTCTCTCATTTCATGCTGAGAGCAGTAGAGTAGTGTATTGGGATGCATCTGTAATATCTTTAAATTTGAAAGGGGTTAATTCACCctaaaaggaaaattctgtcataatttactcatcctcatggtatttttttctttgagatTGTCCAACAATGACAAGAAAAGCACCATAAAGATGCAGGTTTGGTGGCAACAAGGAAAGTTTGAATATGTAAGAGTTACTTACGTCTGTAGAAGCAGTTTATACTTTTCTGGCACCATTGTTAACAAATGAGTGTTCACATTGGACATGTGACGCAAACTACTGTTCATCTGAGGTCGGTatgatttttgaatgtttttgaaagaagttgcttctgctcactaaggctgtatatatttaatcaaaaatacagtaaaaacggtaatattgtgaaatattattacaatcttAAAAAcgtgttttctatttgaatatattttaaaaagtaatttattcctgtgatcaaagctgaattttcagcatcattattccagttttcagtgtcacatgatccttcagaaattgtcctaatatactgatttgctgctcaagaaacatttctgattatttttaatattgaaaTCAGTTGTacttcttaatatttttgaggaaactgtgatatattttcaggattctttagtGAATAGGAAAAGGGAAAATAACTATTTCCATTTTATTCATTCCTTTGGTAatagtgtaaatgcatttactgtcacttttgatcagtttaatgtgtccttgaggaataaaagtattaatttctttccaaaaaaaaaaaaaaacccagcttaccccaaaattttgaacagtatatagtgtatgcactctaaaaaatgctgggttgtttcaacccaaatttgggtcaaatatggacaaacccaaccattgggttaaaaaaatgcatttaaaactttaacccaatggttgggtttgtccattttttacccaaatttgggttgaaacaacccagcattttttagagtgtggccTTAGAATAAGATTTGAGAGCAATGGAAAAGATTATTAGCAAATAACATCTTAAATTTGTATCTGTTCCACACATAAAGCTTTTATATGGCTTCAAAAAATGCAAGTAAATTTGTCGTGTAATGAGGTTAGGTAATTAAATGAGGGTAAAATGAAGatagaattaaaatttttgtatTCTTTCTGTAAGCATATCATCTTCAACTTCTGCAAATTGTACCGCTGAAAATCCTGTTTTTAATAGAATAGTTAGGAATGCAGCACAACAGTAATCTGTCTGGCTGTTTATCTGCTGGGTTCAAAGACAGTAAAATTCATGCCAAACCATGACACACTCCACCATTATGTGCCCCTCTGATAGTGATAACCCTTATCAGGCCCTTGGAGAGGCAAATCCTTTTGTGAAAGTCGTAGTGACTGACAGCACGCTGTTTACAGCGCCAATGTCCCAGACGCTGTTATTTTCCAGCAATTACTTCACACAGCGTTTGAACTCGGAGCCTGTGGTGATGTGATCGGCCCAAAAGTCTATTAACTCTTCCATGTTAACGGCCTGTTCAGAAGTGCTGCTGTGGACCATCTGTTTGGTGTCGCCGTTTTATTGCAAGCTCAGACTGGAATGTTTGGCTGCCTTTAAAGCACAGATTTCCCTTGACCTGCAGTTTTTCTGTTTCTTCCCCTTCTCCACCTACAGCCAGTGGGATTTTTACGGCGAGATTGGGCCTTTGTCGACGAAACATGACACGTGTGTTGGTGTATGTTGGTGTGCTAATAGCCATAATGGCTGCGACAGAAGCAAGGCCTAAATCAGGTTGGTTAAACCGCTGTTATAATGCTAATAAATCAATCTTGACAGTAACAGTGGTAGACACTACCTCAGGAGTCTGTCGATTACACTAAGAATTTAGTAGTGGCACAATTGTGTTGGTGTTGGCAAACCAGATGGCCATTGTagagcatgtttttttttttatcagatatTTCTGTGGTTCTCAAAGTCTTCAGGATCTAGACTTTACATGCAAAGctaaaccaaaatgtattaacATGAACTGCATTGGCTCAATAAGCAAAATTATTAACATGAGATTAGGCTGAAAAGTAAAAGTGATTGGTTTCTAAATGTCTTTTGAATTTTGATGGTTTCATGCTCTTGGCAGCCATTAATTCACCACACAAAGCATATTTATCTAGAACTTATGATCTTTTATTTCTGATAATTTTCTTAATGGTTACCAAGGAAAAGGTCAACCATCTTCCCAGTTTGACTACCACCTGACAGATTAATTTGGACCCAAATAGAGTTTGATTAGACAACATTTAATGCCAACAACAAAAGTTTTTTTCCTcccttttaaaaattattacaaaagtCATTAAAATCATTTTGGGCTTTCCTAAAGAATCTTTCAGTAATCCGTTCTTCAAAGAAGCATTATTTCTTAGTGTCAGGAATATTTTAGTAATCTATAGAacatttttccactataaagaaccttttgcaCACTGGAAAGGTtctatggatgttaaaggttcttcatggaaccatcaatgccaataaagaacctttgtACTTGTTTTATCATAGTTTGAAACTGTGTCAATATTGTCATTGCATGGTTTATAATTCTATTTTCCCACATTTTACAGCTGAACCAAAGTGTAAATCTGGCCCGGTTGACCTTGTGTTCATCATCGACGGCTCCCGAAGCGTTCGTCCCCATGAGTTTGAAACCATGCGCAAGTTCATGATTGACATCATCCATGAGCTGGACATTGGCCTGGATTCTACAAGAGTTGGTGTGGTCCAATACTCCAGCCAGGTCCAGAACGTCTTCTCCCTCAAAGCCTTCAGTAAGCCAGCGCAGATGGTCAAAGCTATCAACGAGATCATTCCATTGGCACAGGGCACTATGACCGGCCTGGCCATCCGTTACACCATGAATGTAGCCTTCTCTGCCGAGGAAGGCGCCCGTCCCAACGTTCCCCATGTCGCTGTTATCGTGACAGACGGTCGCCCTCAGGACCGCGTGGCCGAAGTGGCGGCAGCTGCAAGAGAGTCTGGGATTGAGATCTACGCCATTGGTGTCGCCAGAGCCGATATGACTTCACTGCGAGCGATGGCATCACCACCATTTGAGGATCACGTATTCCTTGTGGAGAGCTTTGACCTTATTCACCAGTTTGGGCTTCAGTTCCAAGACAAGCTTTGTGGTAAAGAATTAATCTAGACGTTTGTTTTGAACTTTTCAACTTTGCAGATTCTTTTTTATAAGGTTTCAACCTCAAACCACAGCTCAAAGTTGCAAGTTCTCCTTGGCAATAACAAAAGATATACAGGACAGTTTGAAAGTTTGGGgtttgtaagatttttaaagctttcttatgctcaccaaggctgcatttatttgattaaatattattacgatttaatatgtaatttattcctgtgatttatttgaaaaatcttTTTCATTATAAATGATTTTACTGATACTTTTGTATGGAAGATTGTTATAAGACGCAATTGCGAgattaaatctcacaattctgagaaaaaaagtcagaattgtgtgattaaaaagtcgccattaccttttttatttttatatttagtggTGGAATCAACCTTCCATACTTTTGatataatgcatccttgttgaataaaagtatacatttctttaaaaaagtattactgacccaaacttttaaatgctactgtatttatttaagataaaataatgaataaatgtaagctattatatttaaaataaataataattcttaaaaatcttttaaaaatgtttgaaaatgtatttaatctaattaatcacaatctttttttttttcaacaagaaATTATTCAGTTTTTGTGAGAGCAAAAtgtacttaataataataataataataataataattttgagtaattgactacatttttgtcaaaagtcaaaatagaataaaaattgaacattggttgTGATGCTCTCATTGGTGTTGAATATCCTGTTTCAACAAGGATTCaaatgcttaaaggattagttcaccccaaaatgaaaaataccccatgatttactcaccctcaagccatcccaggtatatatgattttcttcttgCATACAAATACAATCAGCATTATATAAATAACCACCCTTAtgcttccaagctttataatggcagttaaCAGTTACCACCAGTTTGAAGCTCAAAAtagcgcatccatccatcataaacatactccacacttCTCCATGGGGTTAATAATGGCCTTTTAAAgtgaagtgatgtgtttgtgtaagaaaaataagtaaaataactagcttccagctcTGGAGCTgcgtggagtacgtttatgatagATGAATGCTcttttttgagcttcaaactgGTGGTAACTTCACGGCAAATATAAGCGTCATGGTGTTCtataatgtaatataactctgattgcgttcatctgaaagaagaaagtcatgtgcacctaggatggcttgaggctgagtaaatcatgggataattttcattttggggtgagctAATCATTTAAATCTTTTGCTGACTTTAAGCACATGAATTCTGTTGCTGTTGTCCCCTGTGATTGTGAACACTATGATCTAGTTTTTCCTGCTTTCGCAGTGCTCATGTTTGCATTGGATTTGCAGTGAAGGACTTGTGTCTGGAGTCAGATCACGGCTGTGAGCACATCTGTGAGAGCTCGCCTGGTTCCTACcactgtctctgtctgcctggATACACGCTCAACGAGGATGGCAAGACCTGCACACGTGTGTACCCTTACAAATTACACATCACAGAAGTATGACATATTTATCATTCCACTGGTGCTCAACAGGTGTGTGTTTGCTTCTTGCAGCCATTGATCTATGTGCTGAAGGGAAGCATGATTGTGAGCAGATCTGTATCGCTTCACCTGGGTCGTTCACGTGCGACTGTGACACGGGATACACACTCAACGACGACAAGAGAACTTGCACAAGTTAGTGATGCACATGCTTGttgatatttttttgtttcCTAGCTGCTTTGTTAATAAACAAATTGAGATGACTAGTGAAAATacttctatttttattatttttataataatatatataattacaaattATCTGTATAACAATTTGAATGAAGTGTGAATTGTAAAATTTTAGTAGAGTATACAGACAAGGGTTACGTTCGGAATTCCATACTACCATACTATTCATGCTATTTAAGTGGTATGCATAATGTATGCAAATTTTGTGTATACGTGGAATATCTGGACTGCATTCACTAAAATGTATAGTATACAATATATACTGCACAGTATGCAGTAGTGCACACACTAGTATTCCATTCTAAACATAGCCGAAGGAACATCACTGTATATTCTTCTGCTAAAAGTACAGTATGCTTACTTGTATACTTCAATGCAAACTTAAAGATCCCAAGAAATCACTTAATAAGTACATTTTTCTCCTCTATATGCTAGTGTTGTCAAACGTACTGACTTCAGtaccaagttggtactgaaatttaaaaaatgtgacaatagCTATGCTCAACAtatggccattgtgttcatgcgctcaacatatatgtctctgattggctacaaagatcaacttttgacaacactacatatTTTCCTATTGAAACCGGTGTTAGTTTTAGTACTATTTACATcctattacagtatttattcaaaattttgaattagcttttagttttacattttcagttttcattataattttagttttagtaattttttgtgatttttgtcattttttattactttatttttcaaatatttctatttagctttaatttatatttatttcagttttagtaatttcagTACTTCAAATGCCAAAGCAAccattataattttaatttttaattaataatgtattttatttcagcttaattttaattaacaaaaatgttttaatagttttagttaactataacaaTGAAAAAACATCCAGAAAGCTCCAATATTATTTTCATGTGATCTTTAACACCTGATTACTCAGACTTCTCTCACTGTTCTTTGCCTGTTCCAGTGATCGACTACTGCTCATTTGGGAATGATAGCTGCGAGCacgagtgtgtgagtgtgctcAACGGATTTAACTGTCGCTGTAACGAAGGATACTCACTCAACGATGACCTGAAAACCTGCACAAGTTAGTGAGAGCAACCAGGACACAAACTTTTCCTTCCTTCATATACAACACTTTAAAATTAGAATGCAGTATACAGTTGATGCTGTGTAGTATGCTGCTCATTAGTATTCCATACTGATCATACCATATTAATACTGAGCAGGTGACAAgcaaaaataagaaattaacatATGTTGGATGTTTGTATAGTAGCTCTCAGCTAGTACAGCCAAATGCAAACTTAAATGGGTTGCGATGaattttgcatgtgttttcccATCACAAGTTTCATGCTTTTGTTTGCCTGTTCCAGTGATCGACTACTGTTCATTTGGGAATGATAGCTGTGAGCACGAGTGTGTGAGCGTGCTTCAGAGCTTTTATTGCCGCTGTCGTGAAGGATACACACTCAATGAGGATGAAACAACATGCACAAGTTAGTGAGGGCAACGGATACACACACAATTCTCATAAGAAAGTCTCAAATACCCACAAGACTACATGCCTATAATTACATGCTAGACATAGACATTATCCTAACTAACATCTTTCAAGCACACGGAACATTCTCTAATACAAAGACAAAGTTTGCAACGTCATTACAGCTTCCGCATGGCCACATTATGCTGCTATAAAGCACTCCCTACTCATCTATCCATTTCCTGCTGTTACCAGCTGGTTTATCTATTTAGCCACTGAACAAAAACAGACTGTTTTAGTGTTTCAGCCTCAAGTTCCACACAGAGTTTATAGTAAATGGTAAAAACATTGCCAAACACTCTAGTGTTGCTTAGAATACGCTTAAAAGTAGTATGGGGAACATAATTGATTAGCTTATAGCTCAGCAAGCTACAATTTTTGTTAGCTGCAGGCTACTAGCAAAGATTAGCAAACTAAATTAAGGCTATTTTATCAAAGTAGTAGTATTTATCTGGCACAAAACAATTTGTAAGCAATACAATATCTTAAAAATATGATTGCTACACTGCAACTGTAGCTTGTTTACCAGAAAAGCTTCACTGAGCTAAGTTATTAGCATCACAGACTTAAGCTTATACCCCAGAATGTTTAAAGAGACAAATTCTGATCGTTTTTGTAGCTTAACTATTCTGAAACATGAAAAAACAGCTTGTATGTGACTTTGATGTGGTTTATTTGCTCTTCTGCTTTGCCAAAGCTTTCTAACTCTTCTCTGCCTGTTCCAGTGATCGATTACTGCTCGTTTGGGAATGATAGCTGCGAGCATGAATGTGTGAGTGTCCTCAACGGCTTTCACTGCCGTTGTAACGATGGATACTCACTCAACGAGGACATGAAGACCTGTACAAGTTAGTGAAGGCCATCGTCAGTTCGTGCATTCACTAATTCAAAAGGAATTCCTTCAAAATCTGTTTTTCTTCCATTTTTCTTAATTGTCTTAATTGCAAAGATGCTAGATTGGATCCCATAGGGTCTAATATCCTTCCTCTCACTGCTTTCTGTTCTTTCTCAAAGCACTTAAAGCTTCTCTAAGGGATTTTAGATGTTTGTCCACAGGACTTAACTGCTGAATTAGGCCTCACAGCCTCTCTCCAAATCCTTGTCCTCCTGTACCCCCCCcccacaaaaaacattatataaaagtCCCCAATGTGAGCATGATGGCCACTGGTAGACACTTAACCTAAAGAGCATCTAAATGCTGTAAAGCAAAAGTTATATATGAGATTAATTGGAAAATTTACCATATTCTGCACAGAATGTCATATACTTGAATTCTAATCCATCTAATCCTTATTTAGTGATCGATTACTGCTCTTTTGGGAATGATAGCTGCGAGCACGAGTGTGTTAGTGTCCTTAAAGGCTTTCACTGCATTTGTAATGATGGATACTCACTCAACGATGACAAGAAGACCTGCACAAGTTAGTGAAGGCAGAACATTATTCTGCTCAAAATCAATTTGTACATTCCTTAAAATTCAATTTCTGTGCCGTATTCTTAATTGTTTACCATCAATATTTGGGCCATCAATTGCTTAGCTTGTAAGAGCTTTTGAAATGAGTGGAGTGCATTCAAGTCATATTGGAAAGATCGCATTTACGCACATGAACTTCACCACAAAGTTGTAATATACGAGTCGGGAAACTggggacattctaaaacgcttaaagtgaaaaaggcttaacgtggcttaatgtactaagacagtgatttaaACAGACCAAACTCACTAAATATCAtgctaataaagtatactatgtgcaaaaaatcagatgagcccaaaatatgatcttaatgCGTTTAATAACACATTAAGCCtttttctcccatagaaaactGTTAAAAGAAAAGGCTtgatgtactaagacagtgattttaacagaggGAGAAAAAGGcttaacatgttattaaatgcattaagatcatattttgggctcatctgattttttgcacatagtatactttattagcaTGATATTTAgtgagtttggtctgttaaaatcactgtattAGCATTTTAGAATGTCCCGGAAATGGGATTTTCTTTAAGCCCTGAGACTCCAAGTAAGGGGCATGTCAGTGAGAAAACATGTCGGACGCATTGGATGCAGCGTCTGTATTAATGGTacatttgttaacatgatttaattatttttcatttacaataaaatcTAAGTTGCATGGACAAAATATGATAGTATTGTACAATTATGGTAGAATGTAAAGTGATTAAATTTACAGGCCATtcataaattgaataaaaaccTAGCACAATGCACATTTTGTATATTTAGTGTTAAAATATCTTGTTGAATTTTATGCAGAAAAGGTGCATTGCCATTTTGCTCTGACCAAAAGTATTTGAACACACCTGATGTTGTAATTATGACTTCCCAACCCATGAATGCaaacttcccaggaggacttgaatGCACTAACTCTTCAAACTGAGATGTTCTCTAGATTTTGCTTGTTAGGGAAAGTATCCATTACTTTTTCTATGTTATTTAAGATCAAAAAGTCTCTCATCTTGTTTAATGCACCATTTTGTAGTGAGCTTTCTAATAAGATTCCCAGCAAAACAAAGGCAAGTCATATTCATGGTAGATGATTGAGAAAAATTGTGAAGAATTTTGAGTTAACTTTCCTTTAAAATACACAAATgctgaaaaaatgtaaattagggattattgaaatattaacaaTATTCTGCACAGCATGTAATGTCCCCAAATTCTAATCCATCTAATCCATATTTAGTGATCGATTACTGCTCATTTGGGAATGATAGCTGCGAGCACGAGTGTGTTAGTGTCCTCAAAGGCTTTCACTGCATTT
Above is a genomic segment from Chanodichthys erythropterus isolate Z2021 chromosome 21, ASM2448905v1, whole genome shotgun sequence containing:
- the matn4 gene encoding matrilin-4 isoform X1; translated protein: MTRVLVYVGVLIAIMAATEARPKSAEPKCKSGPVDLVFIIDGSRSVRPHEFETMRKFMIDIIHELDIGLDSTRVGVVQYSSQVQNVFSLKAFSKPAQMVKAINEIIPLAQGTMTGLAIRYTMNVAFSAEEGARPNVPHVAVIVTDGRPQDRVAEVAAAARESGIEIYAIGVARADMTSLRAMASPPFEDHVFLVESFDLIHQFGLQFQDKLCVKDLCLESDHGCEHICESSPGSYHCLCLPGYTLNEDGKTCTPIDLCAEGKHDCEQICIASPGSFTCDCDTGYTLNDDKRTCTMIDYCSFGNDSCEHECVSVLNGFNCRCNEGYSLNDDLKTCTMIDYCSFGNDSCEHECVSVLQSFYCRCREGYTLNEDETTCTMIDYCSFGNDSCEHECVSVLNGFHCRCNDGYSLNEDMKTCTMIDYCSFGNDSCEHECVSVLKGFNCRCKDGYTLNNDKKTCTMIDYCSFGNHSCDHHCVGVLNGFYCRCNEGYTLQEDGKTCQSDNLCNTVEHGCEHQCVSTPGSYHCICPEGHVLQDDGKTCGTCRSSNIDLVLLIDGSKSVRPQNFELVKQFVNQVVDQLDVSPKGTRVGLVQYSSRVRTEFPLSMYQTKEEIKKAVMNVEYMEKGTMTGLALKHMVENSFTEADGARPAEKNIPRVGLVFTDGRSQDDIQEWAKKAKEAGITMYAVGVGKAVEDELREIASDPVEKHFFYSADFTAISQIAENLKLNVCAAESQGEIEVKDPCACESLVEFQQVTMSSVDQLNQKLSAMTKRLEVLENQLLTRK
- the matn4 gene encoding matrilin-4 isoform X2, coding for MTRVLVYVGVLIAIMAATEARPKSAEPKCKSGPVDLVFIIDGSRSVRPHEFETMRKFMIDIIHELDIGLDSTRVGVVQYSSQVQNVFSLKAFSKPAQMVKAINEIIPLAQGTMTGLAIRYTMNVAFSAEEGARPNVPHVAVIVTDGRPQDRVAEVAAAARESGIEIYAIGVARADMTSLRAMASPPFEDHVFLVESFDLIHQFGLQFQDKLCVKDLCLESDHGCEHICESSPGSYHCLCLPGYTLNEDGKTCTPIDLCAEGKHDCEQICIASPGSFTCDCDTGYTLNDDKRTCTMIDYCSFGNDSCEHECVSVLNGFNCRCNEGYSLNDDLKTCTMIDYCSFGNHSCDHHCVGVLNGFYCRCNEGYTLQEDGKTCQSDNLCNTVEHGCEHQCVSTPGSYHCICPEGHVLQDDGKTCGTCRSSNIDLVLLIDGSKSVRPQNFELVKQFVNQVVDQLDVSPKGTRVGLVQYSSRVRTEFPLSMYQTKEEIKKAVMNVEYMEKGTMTGLALKHMVENSFTEADGARPAEKNIPRVGLVFTDGRSQDDIQEWAKKAKEAGITMYAVGVGKAVEDELREIASDPVEKHFFYSADFTAISQIAENLKLNVCAAESQGEIEVKDPCACESLVEFQQVTMSSVDQLNQKLSAMTKRLEVLENQLLTRK